The following proteins are co-located in the Peptococcaceae bacterium 1198_IL3148 genome:
- the cas4 gene encoding CRISPR-associated protein Cas4: MEKRHLEEDYLLLSGIQHMAFCERQWALIHIEQAWAENARTMEGKYLHERADNPFENETRKDVRVVRAMPVVSKKLGLRGVADIVEFYRTGDVLEEVTVRLKNRKGWWRPCPVEYKRGRPKRDDRDAVQLCAQAMALEEMLGVKIEFGFLYYAQTKRRVEIAINQQLRTRVEELSSKMHQMFADGKTPKAQKGKHCSLCSLKEICQPSLTIRHRSVKEYLAQMVDLEVKDY, from the coding sequence ATGGAGAAACGTCACTTAGAAGAAGACTATCTTCTTCTTTCTGGAATCCAACATATGGCATTTTGCGAGCGGCAATGGGCACTTATTCATATTGAACAAGCCTGGGCAGAAAATGCCCGCACAATGGAAGGAAAGTACCTCCATGAGCGGGCCGATAATCCCTTTGAAAATGAAACTCGTAAAGACGTCAGGGTGGTTAGGGCGATGCCAGTGGTAAGCAAAAAACTTGGTCTTCGTGGTGTAGCAGATATTGTTGAATTTTACAGAACAGGCGATGTATTGGAAGAAGTTACAGTGCGTCTAAAAAATCGAAAAGGTTGGTGGCGTCCGTGCCCTGTGGAATACAAACGGGGACGCCCTAAACGGGACGATCGTGATGCGGTACAACTTTGCGCCCAAGCGATGGCATTGGAGGAAATGTTGGGGGTGAAGATTGAATTTGGGTTTCTATATTACGCTCAAACAAAACGTAGGGTAGAAATAGCCATTAACCAACAATTACGCACACGTGTTGAAGAACTTTCAAGCAAGATGCATCAGATGTTCGCAGACGGGAAGACACCTAAAGCCCAAAAAGGTAAACATTGTTCTCTATGTTCATTAAAAGAAATATGTCAACCCAGTCTCACCATTCGTCATCGTTCAGTTAAGGAGTATTTGGCTCAAATGGTTGATTTGGAGGTGAAGGATTATTGA
- the cas1c gene encoding type I-C CRISPR-associated endonuclease Cas1c, whose translation MRKLLNTLYVTMPNAYLARDGENVLIKIDNEIRFRIPVHNLEGIVCFGFAGASPGLMHLCCERGVTLSFLTEYGKFKGRVTGKVSGNILLRKNQYRWTENEIITLRMATRFISAKIMNSRAVLHRAVRDHPQVVDTTLLTDTMKNLASLAKQLQKVKDLHTLRGVEGQAAYLYFSAFNQLILSQKEDFSMSERNRRPPLDRINCLLSFLYTLLTHEVVAALESIGLDPQAGFLHRDRPGRPSLALDVMEELRPHFADRLAATLINRNQINANGFVVKENGAVIMDEKTRKEVLVAWQKRKQEEIIHPFLEEKVPLGLVPYIQAMLLARHVRGDIEDYPPFFWK comes from the coding sequence TTGAGAAAACTTCTAAACACCCTTTATGTAACCATGCCAAATGCGTACTTAGCTCGTGACGGAGAAAATGTGTTAATTAAAATTGACAATGAGATTAGGTTTCGTATTCCAGTGCATAATTTGGAGGGGATAGTTTGTTTTGGTTTTGCTGGAGCAAGTCCCGGGCTGATGCATTTATGTTGTGAAAGGGGCGTGACACTTTCTTTCTTAACAGAGTACGGGAAATTCAAAGGGCGTGTAACCGGTAAAGTATCTGGCAATATTCTTTTGAGAAAAAATCAGTATCGCTGGACGGAAAATGAGATCATTACGCTTAGAATGGCAACCCGCTTTATTTCAGCTAAAATTATGAACAGCAGAGCAGTATTGCATCGTGCAGTGCGGGACCACCCCCAAGTTGTCGATACAACGCTACTTACCGATACGATGAAGAATTTAGCTAGTTTGGCAAAGCAATTACAAAAAGTAAAAGATCTACATACTCTAAGAGGGGTGGAGGGACAAGCTGCATACTTGTATTTTTCTGCTTTTAACCAGCTAATACTTAGCCAGAAAGAAGACTTCAGTATGAGTGAAAGAAATCGCCGTCCACCATTAGATCGAATAAATTGTTTGTTATCCTTTTTGTATACTTTGCTAACCCACGAGGTTGTGGCTGCACTTGAAAGTATTGGTCTTGACCCGCAGGCAGGTTTTTTACATCGGGATAGGCCTGGAAGACCAAGCCTTGCACTCGATGTAATGGAAGAATTAAGGCCCCATTTTGCAGATAGGCTTGCAGCGACACTTATAAACCGTAATCAAATTAACGCCAATGGATTTGTCGTTAAAGAAAATGGTGCAGTTATAATGGATGAAAAAACAAGAAAGGAAGTGCTTGTAGCCTGGCAAAAACGCAAGCAAGAAGAGATAATTCACCCTTTTTTAGAAGAAAAAGTTCCATTGGGGCTTGTACCTTACATTCAGGCTATGCTATTAGCCAGACATGTTAGGGGAGATATTGAAGACTACCCGCCGTTTTTCTGGAAATGA
- the cas2 gene encoding CRISPR-associated endonuclease Cas2, giving the protein MMVLITYDVNVTTAAGKKRLRQVAKQCQNFGQRVQNSVFECLVDPTQFTDLKHRLESIVNPETDSLRYYFLGSSWKRRVEHYGNKEIYDPEGILIIDANP; this is encoded by the coding sequence ATGATGGTACTGATAACTTACGATGTTAATGTAACCACTGCCGCAGGTAAGAAACGTTTGCGCCAAGTTGCTAAACAATGTCAAAATTTTGGGCAAAGGGTACAAAATTCAGTATTTGAATGCCTAGTTGATCCAACACAATTTACCGATCTTAAACATCGTTTAGAAAGCATAGTAAATCCAGAAACCGATAGCTTGCGTTATTATTTTCTTGGGTCTAGTTGGAAAAGACGTGTTGAGCATTATGGAAATAAAGAAATTTATGATCCTGAAGGCATCCTTATAATTGATGCGAACCCATAG
- a CDS encoding PLP-dependent aminotransferase family protein, protein MDISKYLHSSKLSATSKEPLYLQIAKSIKDKIIDRSLMPGTKLPPERELVSLFNISRTTAINAYRWLEQQELVVTKVGSGTYVNDITANHSISPRVPWSQLFVPYPQNPMSSILKEMVSTTGSGELISLATGMPDPTLYPINTFKNLLAKHIDQVDLSDFGYIPTEGYTPLRHSIASLLKTKGINSTWDKTMILSGSQQGLYLISKVMLEPGDYVIVESPTYIGAIQIFQAIGAKILVLPVADSFPLEILEDYLIRYRPKMFYTIPTFQNPTGSVLSEYDRHQLLNLASRHRLVVVEDDPYGDLYYGEKPPLALKSLDNYDVVIYMGTFSKILSPGLRLGYIAGHPALIQRLALEKQYIDLHSSNFSQLLIQLYLDAGLLEDHLSLVRQEYKKRRDAMITAIKDHFGNQLQFTVPEGGFYIWCRLENFMTTSKLLQQAIKKGVFFVPGEAFYTLPNENKEFRLSFATHPENILIEGIERLYCAFETVNKSYQKQNSIRVTRPIV, encoded by the coding sequence ATGGATATATCCAAATATCTGCATAGCAGCAAATTATCTGCAACCAGTAAAGAGCCACTATATTTACAAATTGCAAAATCAATTAAAGATAAAATTATTGATCGCTCGCTGATGCCGGGAACCAAATTACCCCCAGAGCGCGAGCTTGTTTCCCTTTTTAACATTAGTCGAACCACCGCAATAAATGCTTATCGGTGGTTAGAACAACAGGAATTAGTAGTTACTAAAGTGGGCAGTGGAACCTATGTTAATGATATTACTGCAAACCATAGCATCTCACCCCGGGTACCGTGGTCTCAATTATTTGTTCCTTACCCCCAAAATCCCATGTCCTCAATATTAAAAGAAATGGTATCAACCACTGGCTCTGGTGAATTAATATCCTTAGCCACCGGTATGCCTGACCCAACTTTATATCCTATTAACACTTTTAAGAACCTACTGGCCAAACACATAGATCAAGTGGACCTTTCGGATTTTGGTTATATTCCCACCGAAGGCTATACACCATTACGCCATTCAATTGCCAGTTTGCTCAAAACAAAAGGTATTAATAGCACCTGGGACAAAACAATGATCCTTTCAGGATCACAACAAGGATTATATTTAATTAGCAAGGTTATGTTAGAACCTGGTGATTATGTCATTGTGGAATCACCAACTTATATCGGTGCCATTCAAATTTTTCAAGCAATTGGTGCCAAAATATTAGTGTTGCCGGTTGCAGACAGCTTTCCATTGGAGATTTTGGAAGATTACTTAATCCGCTACCGCCCCAAAATGTTTTATACAATCCCTACCTTTCAAAATCCCACTGGCAGTGTTTTATCTGAGTATGACCGACACCAATTGTTAAATTTGGCGTCTCGGCACCGTTTAGTTGTTGTTGAGGATGACCCCTATGGAGATTTATACTATGGTGAAAAACCCCCATTAGCCCTTAAGTCTTTGGACAATTATGACGTGGTTATATATATGGGAACCTTTTCAAAAATCCTTTCTCCCGGTCTGCGTCTGGGTTATATTGCCGGACACCCGGCTTTAATTCAGCGCCTGGCTTTAGAAAAACAGTATATTGATCTTCACAGCAGCAACTTTTCACAACTACTGATTCAATTGTATCTAGATGCTGGACTTTTAGAAGACCACCTTTCACTTGTAAGGCAAGAGTATAAAAAAAGAAGAGATGCTATGATTACCGCCATTAAAGACCACTTTGGTAACCAGCTGCAGTTTACAGTGCCAGAGGGTGGCTTTTATATTTGGTGCAGACTAGAAAACTTTATGACTACCTCCAAGCTATTACAGCAAGCAATAAAAAAAGGCGTCTTCTTTGTTCCCGGCGAAGCCTTTTACACACTTCCCAATGAAAACAAGGAATTCCGCCTAAGTTTCGCAACACATCCGGAAAATATATTGATAGAGGGTATAGAAAGACTTTACTGCGCCTTTGAGACCGTTAACAAAAGTTATCAAAAGCAAAACTCCATCAGGGTTACAAGGCCGATTGTATGA
- a CDS encoding AzlC family ABC transporter permease, with protein sequence MNQVRLSLATDECSKMLEVRQSIRDTIPVMLGVIPFGITCGIMGNTAGLTNLETIMMSLLVFAGASQFVAITMLSAGITGWGIIILTTLLINLRHLIMGASLAPYMMKLPVRLQAILSFGLVDESYALTASRINSSGYSAYYQLACSVVLYIAWAISTTIGVIAGSYINDPLQWGLDIAMPATFLVLLMPRLVDKQSVVVCVIAAVTAVLGALYLPGKWYIILACLLGTVIGGMMERGEANDHAE encoded by the coding sequence ATGAATCAAGTTAGATTATCTTTGGCAACTGATGAATGTTCAAAAATGTTAGAAGTGCGCCAGTCAATTCGAGATACTATACCGGTAATGTTGGGAGTAATACCCTTTGGAATTACCTGTGGCATTATGGGCAATACCGCTGGATTAACTAATCTAGAGACCATAATGATGTCTTTACTAGTGTTTGCCGGAGCATCGCAATTTGTTGCTATTACAATGTTGAGTGCGGGTATTACCGGTTGGGGCATTATTATTTTAACTACGTTGTTAATAAATTTAAGACACTTAATCATGGGAGCCTCTTTAGCACCTTATATGATGAAATTGCCCGTTCGCTTACAGGCTATATTGTCCTTCGGTTTGGTGGATGAATCCTATGCCCTTACAGCCAGTCGGATTAATAGTTCTGGTTATAGTGCCTATTATCAACTTGCTTGCAGTGTAGTTCTATACATAGCCTGGGCAATAAGCACCACTATTGGTGTGATAGCTGGAAGCTATATTAATGATCCCCTTCAGTGGGGGTTAGATATTGCCATGCCGGCTACTTTTTTAGTTTTATTGATGCCGCGCCTAGTGGATAAACAAAGTGTAGTTGTGTGTGTTATTGCTGCCGTTACTGCTGTTTTGGGGGCGCTGTATTTGCCTGGAAAATGGTATATCATTTTAGCATGCCTTTTGGGCACTGTTATAGGTGGTATGATGGAGAGGGGAGAGGCTAATGACCATGCGGAGTGA
- a CDS encoding AzlD domain-containing protein, with protein MTMRSEVLLIILGMAAVTYFTRFGCLVLFRYTGIPAGLNRWLKHIPTAILTALIVPSLLLPKGYLDITIHNHYLIAGILAALIAYKSRSITATVGLGIMAMVSLNWLFN; from the coding sequence ATGACCATGCGGAGTGAAGTGTTATTAATTATACTTGGTATGGCTGCGGTAACATACTTTACTAGGTTTGGTTGTTTAGTATTGTTTCGTTATACCGGGATACCGGCAGGTTTAAATAGGTGGCTAAAGCACATTCCCACAGCGATATTAACAGCTTTAATTGTGCCCAGTTTGTTGTTGCCAAAGGGCTACTTGGATATAACCATTCATAACCATTACTTGATAGCCGGTATTCTAGCTGCTTTAATTGCCTATAAGAGTAGAAGCATTACTGCAACGGTAGGACTAGGCATAATGGCTATGGTATCATTAAACTGGTTGTTTAATTAA
- a CDS encoding transcriptional regulator has protein sequence MINKHNIAIFLGVLLMMAAVSFFSTVGTDSVVKGQFAINNIDNAVGEAIKDQGNGYADGECIAEGHIILDIEDKGEWVKVYTISSVGWFGFENGVFTKISGSGAIPTVITFSINKDGEYSLHEYKVPMDGAGYLESIKKMFPRKLHNSVLNAQDYYADLAKQQEAQATEYLKVIGRTAKVSADHVEKQLANINVEASNKLFAEFTKYDSLLNNCPYWLGTKEMVENGVRYIYETAQRKSEDGYDIITFKKSKEDGTVVEERCYKIVGNEIQLIK, from the coding sequence ATGATAAATAAACATAATATTGCCATATTTTTGGGTGTGTTATTGATGATGGCCGCGGTTAGCTTTTTTTCAACCGTTGGCACTGACAGTGTGGTTAAAGGTCAGTTTGCAATTAATAATATAGATAACGCTGTGGGAGAGGCCATTAAGGATCAGGGAAATGGCTATGCCGATGGTGAGTGTATTGCCGAAGGCCATATCATTCTGGACATAGAAGATAAGGGTGAATGGGTTAAAGTTTATACAATCTCCAGTGTGGGCTGGTTTGGCTTTGAAAACGGTGTCTTTACTAAGATCAGTGGCAGTGGGGCAATTCCAACAGTGATCACATTTTCTATAAACAAAGATGGTGAATACTCATTGCATGAATATAAAGTGCCTATGGATGGAGCGGGTTATTTAGAATCAATCAAAAAGATGTTTCCCCGTAAACTACACAATAGTGTACTTAATGCCCAGGATTATTATGCAGATCTAGCAAAGCAGCAGGAAGCCCAGGCAACAGAGTACTTAAAAGTTATCGGCAGAACAGCCAAGGTTAGTGCAGATCATGTGGAAAAGCAATTGGCAAATATTAATGTAGAAGCTTCCAATAAGCTATTTGCAGAGTTTACTAAGTATGATTCGCTACTTAATAATTGTCCCTATTGGTTGGGAACTAAAGAAATGGTTGAGAACGGAGTTAGATATATTTATGAAACGGCACAGCGTAAATCAGAGGATGGTTATGATATTATTACTTTTAAAAAATCCAAAGAAGATGGAACCGTTGTGGAGGAAAGGTGCTATAAAATAGTGGGGAATGAAATCCAACTTATAAAATAA
- a CDS encoding RsmB/NOP family class I SAM-dependent RNA methyltransferase, whose amino-acid sequence MNLPLDFVNKINDLLQQDAEKFFSSYKEGKVSGLRINPLKIFKDKFLNIAPWDLESVPFCPTGFYYHAEDQPGKHPFHHAGLYYIQEPSAMLVAEVVAPKSDEKVLDLCAAPGGKSTHLAALMNNSGLLISNEIHPKRVKALSENIERLGVTNCVVTNESPERLAVKFPGYFDKILVDAPCSGEGMFRKDPEAMQYWNCDYVSHCASMQRDILESAYLMLKEGGILVYSTCTFSPEENEQSIEAFLERHPDFKLLPIEKNFGIEPGMVQWTKHHTETIVNTARLWPHRLKGEGHFVAKMLKTGATPTWQGKPATANATKEQIKFYQEFETKFLNITIDQPIIAFKDQLYALPNDCPPLVGLKIVRSGLHLGTLKKNRFEPNHALAMALKQQEIKNTFDLSMEEDLWKKYIKGETLPADDDRGWIVVTMAGFSLGWGKEVKGTVKNFYPKGLRKG is encoded by the coding sequence GTGAACTTACCACTGGACTTTGTAAATAAAATAAATGATCTGTTGCAACAGGATGCAGAAAAATTTTTTTCATCATATAAAGAGGGGAAGGTTAGCGGTTTACGAATTAACCCGCTGAAAATCTTCAAAGATAAGTTCCTTAACATAGCCCCCTGGGACCTCGAATCGGTACCCTTCTGCCCCACTGGTTTTTATTATCACGCTGAGGATCAACCAGGCAAACACCCCTTTCATCATGCCGGATTATATTATATTCAAGAACCAAGTGCTATGCTAGTGGCTGAGGTGGTGGCTCCTAAATCCGATGAAAAGGTGCTAGATCTATGTGCCGCCCCAGGAGGCAAATCAACCCATTTAGCCGCTTTAATGAACAACAGTGGGTTACTAATATCAAACGAAATTCACCCTAAAAGGGTAAAGGCCCTTTCAGAAAACATTGAACGTTTAGGAGTTACCAACTGCGTTGTCACCAACGAATCCCCTGAACGGTTAGCTGTTAAATTTCCGGGGTACTTTGACAAAATCCTAGTGGATGCCCCCTGCTCTGGAGAGGGTATGTTCCGCAAGGACCCAGAAGCCATGCAGTACTGGAACTGTGACTATGTCAGTCACTGCGCCAGCATGCAAAGGGATATTTTAGAATCTGCTTACCTAATGCTAAAAGAAGGCGGTATTTTGGTTTATTCTACTTGCACATTTTCTCCTGAGGAAAACGAGCAAAGTATTGAAGCCTTCTTAGAAAGGCACCCAGATTTTAAGTTGTTACCAATAGAGAAAAATTTTGGCATTGAACCAGGAATGGTTCAATGGACAAAACACCATACCGAAACAATTGTTAATACAGCACGGCTGTGGCCCCATAGGCTAAAGGGTGAAGGTCATTTTGTGGCTAAAATGCTCAAAACCGGCGCAACCCCCACATGGCAGGGAAAACCAGCCACAGCCAATGCCACTAAAGAGCAAATAAAATTCTACCAAGAATTTGAGACTAAGTTTTTAAATATAACCATTGACCAACCAATTATTGCCTTTAAAGATCAACTTTATGCTTTGCCCAACGATTGTCCACCGTTAGTCGGGTTAAAAATTGTCCGCAGTGGCCTGCACTTGGGCACATTAAAGAAAAATCGCTTTGAACCAAACCATGCATTGGCTATGGCCTTAAAGCAACAGGAGATTAAAAATACTTTTGATCTTTCAATGGAGGAAGACTTGTGGAAAAAATATATAAAGGGTGAAACCCTGCCAGCCGACGACGACAGAGGTTGGATAGTGGTGACAATGGCAGGCTTTAGCCTTGGCTGGGGCAAAGAGGTAAAGGGAACGGTAAAAAACTTTTATCCCAAAGGCTTGCGTAAGGGTTAA
- a CDS encoding DnaJ family domain-containing protein, with translation MDVITMIAESKIREAMEKGELDNLPNKGQPLILEDLSHVPADLRAGYKILKNSNVLPEEIQLKKDIVTLQDLINCCYDNEKKNGLKKRLNEKVLRFNMLMEKRQINCNIDYYKDKIYDKLEDK, from the coding sequence GTGGACGTAATTACCATGATTGCGGAAAGTAAAATTCGTGAAGCGATGGAAAAAGGTGAGTTAGACAACCTGCCCAATAAAGGCCAACCATTAATATTAGAAGACTTATCCCATGTACCCGCAGATTTACGAGCTGGCTATAAAATACTAAAAAACTCCAATGTTTTGCCGGAAGAAATTCAATTAAAAAAAGATATAGTAACGCTGCAAGATCTCATTAACTGCTGTTATGATAACGAAAAAAAGAATGGCCTAAAGAAAAGATTAAATGAAAAGGTATTGCGGTTTAATATGTTAATGGAAAAGAGACAAATAAACTGTAACATTGATTATTATAAAGATAAGATTTATGACAAGCTAGAAGATAAATAA